A window of the Dickeya dianthicola NCPPB 453 genome harbors these coding sequences:
- the ugpA gene encoding sn-glycerol-3-phosphate ABC transporter permease UgpA, giving the protein MTASRPVFGRSLLPYLLVLPQLAITVIFFLWPAGQALWYSVQSVDPFGLSSQFVGLDNFTNLLHDSYYLGSFYTTLLFSFLVAASGLVVSLFLAALVDYTLRFSRLYQTLLILPYAVAPAVAAVLWMFLFNPGLGLITWLLHQWGYDWNHAQHSGQAMFLVVLASVWKQVSYNFLFFLAALQSIPHSLVEAAAIDGAGPVRRFFNLVLPLISPVSFFLLVVNLTYAFFDTFPVIDAATGGGPVQATTTLIYKIYREGFAGLDLSSSAAQSVVLMLVVTVLTVIQFRFVERKVNYQ; this is encoded by the coding sequence ATGACTGCTTCCCGTCCTGTTTTTGGCCGCAGCCTACTGCCTTACCTGCTGGTACTGCCGCAACTGGCCATCACGGTGATTTTCTTCCTCTGGCCCGCCGGGCAGGCGCTCTGGTACTCGGTGCAGAGCGTAGACCCGTTCGGCCTTTCCAGTCAGTTTGTCGGGCTGGACAACTTCACCAATCTGCTCCACGACAGCTATTACCTCGGCTCGTTTTACACCACGCTGCTGTTCAGTTTTCTGGTGGCGGCGTCGGGGCTGGTAGTGTCGCTGTTTCTGGCCGCGCTGGTGGATTACACCCTGCGTTTCAGCCGCCTGTACCAGACGCTGCTGATTCTGCCGTATGCGGTGGCGCCCGCGGTGGCGGCGGTGCTGTGGATGTTTCTGTTCAACCCCGGCCTGGGGTTGATTACCTGGTTGCTGCACCAGTGGGGTTATGACTGGAACCACGCCCAGCACAGCGGTCAGGCGATGTTTCTGGTGGTGTTGGCGTCGGTATGGAAGCAGGTAAGCTACAACTTCCTGTTTTTCCTGGCCGCGTTGCAATCCATTCCCCACTCGTTGGTCGAAGCGGCGGCGATTGACGGCGCCGGGCCGGTGCGCCGTTTCTTCAATCTGGTGCTGCCGCTGATTTCGCCGGTGAGTTTTTTCCTGCTGGTGGTCAACCTGACCTACGCCTTCTTCGACACCTTCCCGGTAATCGACGCCGCCACCGGCGGCGGGCCGGTGCAGGCCACCACCACGCTAATCTACAAGATTTACCGCGAAGGGTTTGCCGGTCTTGATCTCTCCAGTTCGGCGGCGCAGTCGGTGGTGCTGATGCTGGTGGTGACCGTGCTGACGGTGATTCAGTTCCGCTTTGTCGAACGTAAGGTGAACTATCAATGA
- the ugpQ gene encoding glycerophosphodiester phosphodiesterase, whose amino-acid sequence MTPNWPYPAIVAHRGGGSLAPENTLAAIDVGAHHGHKMIEFDAKLSQDGQIFLLHDDTLERTSNGWGVAGELPWDKLVGLDVGSWFSRQFHGERLPLLSEVAKRCAQYGMAANIEIKPTTGCEEQTGRVVALAARALWRTHPLAPLLSSFSVAALEAAQQAAPELPRGLLLDEWDDDWRALTERLGCVSIHLNHSLLDEARVRLLKDAGLRILVYTVNQPDRARNLLLWGVDCICTDRIDLIGPQFNAN is encoded by the coding sequence ATGACCCCGAACTGGCCTTATCCCGCTATCGTCGCCCACCGCGGCGGCGGTTCTCTGGCGCCGGAAAACACGCTGGCGGCGATTGATGTCGGCGCGCATCACGGCCACAAAATGATTGAGTTTGACGCCAAGCTGTCGCAGGACGGGCAGATTTTCCTGCTGCACGACGACACGCTTGAACGCACCAGCAACGGCTGGGGCGTGGCGGGCGAGCTGCCGTGGGATAAACTGGTCGGGCTGGACGTCGGCAGTTGGTTCAGCCGGCAGTTCCACGGCGAACGTCTGCCGCTGCTGTCGGAAGTGGCGAAGCGCTGCGCGCAGTACGGCATGGCGGCCAATATCGAGATCAAACCGACCACCGGCTGCGAGGAGCAGACTGGCCGCGTGGTGGCGCTGGCCGCGCGCGCGCTGTGGCGTACGCATCCGCTCGCGCCGCTGTTGTCGTCATTTTCGGTGGCGGCATTGGAGGCGGCGCAGCAGGCGGCGCCGGAATTGCCGCGGGGCCTGCTGCTGGACGAATGGGACGACGACTGGCGCGCCCTGACCGAACGTCTTGGCTGCGTGTCGATTCACCTTAATCACTCACTGCTGGATGAGGCGCGCGTCAGGCTGCTGAAAGACGCCGGGCTGCGCATTCTGGTGTATACCGTCAATCAACCCGATCGCGCTCGCAACCTGCTGCTGTGGGGCGTTGACTGCATCTGCACCGACCGGATAGATTTGATTGGACCGCAATTTAA
- a CDS encoding sn-glycerol-3-phosphate import ATP-binding protein UgpC gives MACLKLQAVTKSYDGKTQVIQPIDLDVADGEFVVMVGPSGCGKSTLLRMVAGLEQTTSGDIYIGEERVTDKEPKDRGIAMVFQNYALYPHMSVYDNMAYGLKIRGFGKAQIRQRVEEAARILELQPLLNRKPRELSGGQRQRVAMGRAIVREPAVFLFDEPLSNLDAKLRVQMRLELQQLHKRLKTTSLYVTHDQVEAMTLAHRVIVMNKGVAEQIGAPAEIYRQPASLFVASFIGSPAMNLWAGQVSADGSCVELSADFSLPLPLAKPQWQGRTVTLGMRPEHILQSSADAGGVPLVVETLELLGADNLAHGTWAGQNIVVRLSHEHCPAAGETLWLTLPAASWHIFDSQSGLRMEA, from the coding sequence ATGGCATGTTTAAAACTTCAGGCCGTCACCAAATCCTATGACGGCAAGACTCAGGTGATTCAGCCGATCGATCTCGATGTGGCGGACGGCGAATTCGTGGTGATGGTCGGCCCGTCCGGCTGCGGCAAGTCCACATTGTTGCGGATGGTCGCGGGTCTGGAGCAGACCACCAGCGGCGATATTTACATCGGCGAGGAACGCGTCACCGACAAGGAACCAAAAGATCGCGGTATTGCGATGGTGTTCCAGAATTACGCGCTCTACCCGCACATGAGCGTTTACGACAACATGGCTTACGGCCTGAAAATCCGTGGTTTCGGCAAAGCGCAAATTCGCCAGCGGGTGGAAGAAGCGGCGCGTATTCTGGAACTGCAACCGCTGCTCAATCGCAAGCCGCGCGAGCTGTCCGGCGGCCAACGCCAGCGCGTGGCGATGGGGCGCGCCATTGTGCGCGAGCCGGCGGTGTTCCTGTTTGACGAACCGCTGTCCAACCTCGACGCCAAGCTGCGGGTGCAGATGCGCCTTGAACTGCAACAGCTGCACAAGCGGCTGAAAACCACCAGCCTGTACGTCACCCACGACCAGGTGGAAGCGATGACGCTGGCCCACCGGGTGATTGTGATGAACAAAGGCGTGGCGGAGCAGATCGGCGCGCCGGCGGAGATTTACCGCCAACCGGCGTCGCTGTTCGTCGCCAGCTTTATCGGCTCGCCCGCCATGAATCTGTGGGCCGGGCAGGTGAGCGCCGACGGCAGTTGCGTCGAGCTGTCGGCGGATTTCTCGCTGCCGTTGCCGCTAGCCAAACCGCAATGGCAGGGGCGCACCGTGACGCTGGGTATGCGCCCGGAGCACATTTTGCAGTCCAGTGCCGATGCCGGCGGCGTGCCGCTGGTGGTGGAGACGCTGGAGCTGTTGGGCGCGGATAATCTGGCGCACGGCACATGGGCGGGGCAGAATATCGTGGTGCGCCTGTCGCACGAGCATTGTCCGGCGGCGGGGGAAACCCTGTGGCTCACCCTGCCGGCCGCATCATGGCATATATTTGATTCGCAAAGCGGATTACGGATGGAAGCATGA
- the ugpE gene encoding sn-glycerol-3-phosphate ABC transporter permease UgpE encodes MIENRRGLDIFSHAMLVVAILAVLFPLYVAFIAATLSREQMSQVPMQLIPGGHLWENMTSIWRHGVGDNNSAPFGLMLFNSFVMALAITVGKISVSMLSAFAIVYFRFPCRNLFFWMIFSTLMLPVEVRIFPTVEVISHLNMTNSYVGLTLPVMASATATFLFRQFFMTLPDELLEAARIDGASPMRFFFDMVLPLSKTNLAALFVITFIYGWNQYLWPLLIVNDARLGTAVAGIQSMIATGDTATPWHQVMAAMLMTMLPPLLVVLLMQRWFVRGLVDSEK; translated from the coding sequence ATGATTGAGAATCGCCGCGGGCTGGATATATTCAGCCACGCCATGCTGGTGGTCGCCATTTTGGCGGTGCTGTTCCCGCTGTACGTCGCGTTTATCGCCGCCACCCTGAGCCGGGAGCAGATGTCGCAGGTGCCGATGCAGCTTATCCCCGGCGGGCACCTGTGGGAAAACATGACGTCTATCTGGCGGCATGGCGTGGGCGACAACAACAGCGCGCCGTTCGGCCTGATGCTGTTTAACAGCTTCGTGATGGCGCTGGCGATCACCGTCGGCAAAATCAGCGTGTCGATGCTGTCGGCTTTCGCCATCGTCTATTTTCGTTTTCCGTGCCGCAACCTGTTCTTCTGGATGATTTTCTCCACCCTGATGCTGCCGGTGGAAGTGCGTATTTTTCCGACGGTCGAGGTGATTTCCCACCTCAACATGACCAATAGCTATGTCGGGTTGACGCTGCCGGTGATGGCGTCCGCCACCGCCACGTTTTTGTTCCGCCAGTTCTTTATGACGCTGCCGGACGAACTGCTGGAGGCGGCGCGTATCGACGGCGCCAGCCCGATGCGCTTTTTCTTCGACATGGTGCTGCCGTTATCCAAAACCAATCTGGCGGCGCTGTTTGTCATCACCTTTATCTACGGCTGGAACCAGTATCTGTGGCCGCTGCTGATCGTCAACGACGCCAGGCTGGGCACCGCGGTAGCCGGGATTCAGAGCATGATCGCCACCGGCGACACCGCTACCCCCTGGCATCAGGTGATGGCGGCGATGCTGATGACGATGCTGCCGCCGTTGTTGGTGGTGTTGCTGATGCAGCGCTGGTTTGTTCGCGGTCTGGTCGATAGTGAGAAATAG